From the genome of Bacteroides sp. MSB163, one region includes:
- the prmA gene encoding 50S ribosomal protein L11 methyltransferase, with protein sequence MKYLEFIFRTSPCTEVVNDVLSAILGDAGFESFVEQEDGIAAYIQKDLYDEATVKAAIDEFPLPDTQIEYTFTEAEDKDWNEEWEKNFFQPIVIGDRCVIHSTFHHDVPQTEYDIVINPQMAFGTGHHETTSLIIGELLDSDLQGKSLLDMGCGTSILAILARMRGAEPCTAIDIDEWCVRNSLENIELNHVDNISVFQGDASSLEDKGPFDVVIANINRNILLNDMKQYVRCMHKGSQLFMSGFYVDDIPLIQAEAERNGLHFVHHQEKNRWAAVKFEL encoded by the coding sequence ATGAAATATTTAGAATTTATTTTCCGCACTTCCCCTTGTACAGAAGTAGTAAACGATGTGCTTTCCGCTATCCTAGGTGATGCAGGTTTTGAAAGTTTTGTTGAGCAAGAAGATGGTATTGCCGCCTATATACAAAAAGATTTGTATGATGAAGCAACTGTAAAAGCAGCTATTGACGAGTTCCCCCTACCGGACACACAAATCGAATATACTTTTACAGAAGCCGAAGATAAAGACTGGAATGAGGAATGGGAAAAGAACTTCTTCCAACCGATTGTGATTGGTGACCGCTGTGTCATCCACAGCACCTTCCATCACGATGTTCCCCAAACAGAGTATGACATTGTTATCAATCCACAAATGGCTTTCGGCACAGGACATCACGAAACCACCAGCCTCATTATCGGTGAACTACTGGACAGCGACCTGCAAGGCAAGTCCCTTCTCGATATGGGTTGCGGCACTTCTATCCTTGCCATTCTTGCTCGCATGCGTGGTGCAGAACCTTGTACTGCCATTGATATTGATGAATGGTGCGTTCGTAACTCACTTGAAAACATCGAATTGAACCACGTAGACAATATTTCTGTATTTCAGGGAGATGCCTCTTCACTGGAAGATAAAGGTCCGTTTGACGTAGTCATCGCCAACATCAACCGGAACATTCTGCTGAATGACATGAAACAGTATGTGCGTTGCATGCACAAGGGCTCCCAACTCTTTATGAGTGGATTCTATGTGGATGACATTCCTCTGATCCAGGCAGAGGCCGAACGTAACGGATTACACTTTGTACACCATCAGGAGAAAAACCGTTGGGCAGCAGTGAAATTTGAACTTTAA
- a CDS encoding sugar transferase: protein MIRFFDILFSLLGIIVLFPVFLLLYITIRLESKGGGFYKQLRVGRNGREFYVYKFRSMRIGSDKQGLITVGGRDPRITRIGYFIRKYKLDELPQLFNVLKGDMSLVGPRPEVRKYVDLYTEEQRRVLSVRPGITDYASIEYVDENTILGQAEDADRAYMEQILPDKIQYNMKYINHRSVKEYFKIIFLTFWSIVHS from the coding sequence ATGATTCGTTTTTTTGATATTCTCTTTTCTCTTTTGGGCATAATTGTGCTCTTTCCTGTTTTTTTATTGTTATATATAACTATTCGTTTGGAAAGTAAAGGCGGTGGTTTTTATAAACAGTTGCGTGTAGGGCGTAATGGTAGAGAATTTTATGTCTACAAATTCCGTTCAATGCGTATCGGTTCGGATAAACAGGGCTTGATAACAGTAGGTGGACGTGATCCGCGAATTACTCGTATTGGATACTTTATTCGTAAGTACAAATTGGATGAATTGCCACAATTATTCAATGTACTGAAAGGAGATATGAGCTTGGTAGGTCCTCGCCCGGAAGTTCGGAAATATGTTGACCTATATACGGAAGAGCAAAGAAGGGTACTGTCTGTTCGTCCTGGGATTACAGATTATGCATCTATAGAGTATGTAGATGAAAATACGATTTTGGGACAGGCAGAAGATGCAGATCGTGCGTATATGGAACAAATTCTTCCAGATAAAATTCAATATAATATGAAGTATATCAATCACCGTTCTGTGAAAGAATATTTTAAAATTATTTTTCTGACATTTTGGAGTATTGTACATTCGTAA
- a CDS encoding DegT/DnrJ/EryC1/StrS family aminotransferase, producing MKIPFSPPYIDEAVINEVVDSLRSGWITSGPKVKALEEEIRVFSNAQEVLCVNSWTSGAIMMLRWLGVTEEDEVIVPAYTYSATALAVLHAGAKPVMVDSGEDFNISVEAIRKAITPRTKAIIPVDIAGFPCDYDRIMKLVKEPEVQSLFQVASPVQEKLGRILVMNDAAHSLGAYYSKNQRTGCETDVAIFSLHAVKNVTTAEGGAICLNLPEPFDNTELYKELRMMSLNCQTKDAFSKSKAGGWRYDIVGLGMKINMADVNAAIGLAQIREYPKLLKERKRVFNAYSEAFADCDWTILPPSVAGEKESSYHIYALRIKEFTEEQRDRMINEIAKSEVAVNVHFIPMPMLSFFSSLGYDIKNYPQAYENFKGEISLPIYPQLDGEKLNFIIRVVKEAYWKVIGDK from the coding sequence ATGAAAATTCCATTTTCGCCCCCTTATATTGACGAGGCGGTCATCAACGAAGTCGTTGATTCGTTACGTTCCGGCTGGATAACTTCCGGACCTAAAGTGAAAGCATTGGAAGAAGAAATCAGAGTCTTTTCTAATGCTCAAGAAGTGCTTTGTGTAAACTCTTGGACTTCGGGCGCTATAATGATGCTCCGTTGGTTGGGAGTGACAGAGGAGGATGAGGTAATTGTACCAGCATATACGTATAGTGCCACGGCTTTAGCAGTGCTTCATGCTGGTGCAAAGCCAGTCATGGTAGATTCCGGGGAGGATTTTAATATCTCCGTAGAAGCTATTCGCAAAGCGATTACTCCAAGGACTAAAGCTATTATTCCAGTAGATATTGCAGGTTTTCCTTGTGATTATGATCGTATCATGAAACTGGTTAAAGAGCCTGAAGTGCAGAGTTTATTTCAGGTAGCATCTCCGGTACAGGAAAAGTTAGGACGCATTCTTGTAATGAATGATGCAGCGCACTCTTTAGGAGCTTATTACAGCAAAAATCAGCGTACAGGATGTGAAACAGACGTCGCTATCTTTTCTCTTCATGCTGTAAAGAATGTGACGACAGCTGAAGGAGGAGCCATCTGTCTAAATTTACCTGAACCATTTGATAATACGGAGCTTTATAAAGAGCTTCGTATGATGAGTTTGAATTGCCAGACTAAAGATGCTTTTTCTAAGTCGAAAGCTGGTGGTTGGCGTTATGACATAGTAGGTTTAGGTATGAAAATAAACATGGCTGATGTAAATGCGGCTATTGGTCTAGCTCAGATACGAGAATACCCCAAATTACTGAAGGAAAGGAAAAGAGTCTTTAATGCTTACTCGGAAGCATTTGCTGATTGTGATTGGACTATTTTACCCCCTTCGGTTGCTGGAGAAAAGGAAAGTTCATATCATATTTACGCTCTACGTATTAAAGAATTTACAGAAGAACAACGCGATCGAATGATTAATGAAATTGCGAAAAGCGAAGTTGCTGTAAATGTTCATTTTATTCCAATGCCGATGCTTTCATTTTTCAGCTCATTAGGATATGATATAAAAAATTATCCGCAAGCTTATGAAAATTTTAAAGGAGAAATTTCTTTGCCTATTTATCCACAATTAGATGGAGAAAAATTGAATTTTATTATTAGAGTTGTAAAGGAAGCATATTGGAAAGTGATTGGTGATAAATGA
- the gmd gene encoding GDP-mannose 4,6-dehydratase, with amino-acid sequence MGKIALITGITGQDGSFLAEFLIEKGYEVHGILRRSSSFNTGRIEHLYLDEWVRDMKKDRLINLHYGDMTDSSSLIRIIQMVQPDEIYNLAAQSHVKVSFDVPEYTAESDAVGTLRMLEAVRILGLEKKTKIYQASTSELFGKVQEVPQKETTPFYPRSPYGVAKQYGFWITKNYRESYGMFAVNGVLFNHESERRGETFVTRKITLAAARIAQGFQDKLYLGNLDARRDWGYAKDYVECMWLILQHDVPEDFVIATGEMHTVREFATLAFKEAGIELCWEGEGVNEKGVDVKTGKVLVEVDSKYFRPCEVEQLLGDPTKAKTLLGWNPTRTSFSELVKIMVVHDMQFVKKLYVRAQLDD; translated from the coding sequence ATGGGAAAAATAGCATTAATAACAGGAATAACAGGTCAGGATGGCTCATTCCTTGCCGAGTTTTTAATAGAAAAAGGTTATGAAGTTCACGGCATTCTTCGTCGTTCTTCATCTTTTAATACAGGACGTATTGAGCATTTATATCTTGATGAATGGGTGCGGGATATGAAAAAAGACCGTCTGATCAATCTTCATTATGGAGATATGACAGATAGTAGTTCACTAATTCGGATTATCCAGATGGTACAACCGGATGAAATCTATAACCTTGCAGCGCAAAGTCATGTAAAAGTAAGTTTTGATGTACCTGAATATACAGCAGAGTCAGATGCTGTAGGGACACTTCGTATGTTGGAGGCGGTTCGTATTCTAGGCTTGGAAAAGAAGACAAAAATTTATCAAGCTTCTACTTCCGAATTATTTGGTAAAGTACAGGAAGTTCCACAAAAAGAAACAACGCCATTTTATCCTCGTAGTCCATATGGTGTTGCAAAGCAATATGGTTTTTGGATTACAAAAAATTATCGTGAAAGTTATGGTATGTTTGCTGTTAATGGTGTCCTTTTCAACCATGAGAGTGAACGACGAGGAGAGACATTTGTGACTAGAAAAATAACACTTGCCGCTGCCCGTATAGCACAAGGATTTCAGGATAAACTTTATTTGGGCAATTTGGATGCACGTCGTGATTGGGGGTATGCAAAGGACTATGTGGAATGTATGTGGCTTATATTGCAGCATGATGTTCCAGAAGATTTTGTTATAGCTACAGGTGAAATGCATACGGTTCGCGAATTTGCTACGCTTGCATTCAAGGAAGCAGGTATTGAACTTTGTTGGGAAGGCGAAGGGGTAAATGAAAAGGGCGTTGATGTAAAAACTGGTAAAGTATTGGTTGAAGTTGATTCCAAGTATTTCCGACCTTGTGAAGTTGAACAGTTATTAGGAGATCCGACAAAAGCGAAAACATTGCTTGGCTGGAATCCAACAAGGACTAGTTTTTCTGAATTGGTGAAAATAATGGTGGTGCATGATATGCAGTTTGTTAAAAAATTGTATGTCAGGGCGCAATTAGATGATTAA
- a CDS encoding GNAT family N-acetyltransferase: MCVEVKEISIKDINALVIVHKRAFPDFFLTSLGDRFLSLYYKTVKKNNQGILLGYYRKEKLLGFCAATMVSTSFHSRLIKENLLDYSFIAFRLLFFRPLSIARLYKNLVKKGSSVKDKGNYAELLSIAVDTSCQGEGIGKKLLNELEKIVIERGGDCLSLTTDFEDNAKAQGFYTSIGYKVFYDFVAYPKRKMYRYIKNLNK, translated from the coding sequence ATGTGTGTTGAGGTAAAAGAAATATCTATTAAAGATATAAATGCACTTGTTATTGTTCATAAACGCGCTTTCCCGGATTTCTTTTTGACTAGTTTGGGTGATCGCTTTTTATCATTATATTATAAAACGGTGAAAAAAAATAATCAAGGAATTCTTTTGGGGTATTACAGAAAAGAGAAATTGTTGGGTTTTTGCGCTGCAACGATGGTATCGACTTCTTTCCATTCTCGCCTTATAAAAGAAAATCTGCTTGATTATTCCTTTATTGCTTTTCGTTTGTTATTCTTTCGTCCTTTGTCTATTGCAAGGTTGTATAAAAATTTAGTGAAAAAAGGCTCTTCAGTAAAAGATAAAGGTAATTATGCTGAATTATTATCTATTGCCGTTGATACTTCTTGTCAGGGGGAGGGAATAGGAAAAAAACTGCTTAATGAATTAGAAAAAATAGTGATTGAAAGAGGGGGTGATTGTCTATCTTTAACTACTGATTTTGAGGATAATGCAAAAGCACAAGGTTTTTATACTTCTATAGGCTATAAAGTATTTTATGATTTTGTAGCCTATCCTAAAAGAAAAATGTATAGATACATTAAGAATTTAAATAAGTGA
- a CDS encoding glycosyltransferase family 4 protein yields MKTILIITAVFPPEPIVSSRLSFDIADKMSEDYKVTVLHPRSSRPYGFSFNKKADKVSQFEEITLDSYVCPKSKLIGRFYESFSFGLHCKKYIERYWNRFSCIYVNSWPLFSQALIVKTAKKYKIPCIVHVQDIYPESFTNRIKSKFISWVIRSTLLPIDQYILNNATHILAISINMKTYLMRSRKLNGRMITVVENWQNESDFIAYKNSHEMSEKNSILSFMYLGNIGPVAGVEFLIHSFVKANLKKARLIIAGSGSRKQSCVDLAKYYQSAEIEFWDVPDGKVPEIQSQADIMLLPVKKGAAMSSIPSKLPAYMFSQKPIIASLDLQSDTARAILESDCGLVVEAENELALICALQETIQWQNSGILKRKGYNGFNYAMERFSKKHNLSLITNLIEAYVC; encoded by the coding sequence ATGAAGACTATATTAATTATTACTGCAGTTTTTCCTCCTGAGCCTATTGTGTCTTCTCGATTATCATTTGATATTGCAGATAAAATGTCGGAAGATTATAAAGTAACGGTTCTACATCCTCGCTCAAGTCGTCCTTATGGATTTTCTTTTAATAAAAAAGCAGATAAAGTGAGCCAATTTGAAGAAATTACGCTTGACTCTTATGTATGCCCTAAATCTAAATTAATAGGCCGTTTTTATGAAAGCTTTAGTTTTGGCTTACATTGTAAAAAATATATTGAGAGATATTGGAATCGCTTTTCTTGTATTTATGTAAACTCATGGCCGCTATTTTCACAGGCTTTGATAGTAAAAACTGCTAAGAAGTATAAAATACCATGTATTGTACATGTGCAAGATATTTATCCGGAATCATTTACTAATAGAATAAAATCTAAATTTATTTCATGGGTTATACGTTCTACATTGTTACCTATTGATCAGTACATCCTTAATAATGCTACTCATATATTAGCTATTTCTATCAATATGAAAACGTATTTGATGAGAAGTAGGAAACTGAATGGGCGTATGATTACTGTTGTGGAAAACTGGCAGAATGAGAGTGATTTTATTGCATATAAAAACAGCCATGAAATGAGTGAGAAGAATTCTATTTTATCCTTTATGTATTTAGGGAATATTGGTCCTGTAGCAGGAGTTGAATTCTTAATTCATTCTTTTGTTAAAGCAAATTTGAAAAAGGCGAGATTAATTATTGCTGGAAGCGGTTCTAGAAAGCAATCATGTGTGGATTTGGCAAAATATTACCAAAGTGCAGAAATTGAATTCTGGGATGTTCCGGATGGTAAAGTTCCTGAGATACAAAGTCAAGCGGATATAATGCTTCTACCTGTAAAAAAAGGGGCAGCGATGAGTTCAATTCCTTCTAAATTACCAGCATATATGTTTTCACAGAAACCTATAATAGCTTCTTTGGATTTGCAAAGTGATACAGCGAGAGCAATTCTGGAAAGTGATTGCGGCTTGGTTGTAGAAGCGGAAAATGAGCTGGCTTTGATTTGTGCATTACAGGAGACAATTCAATGGCAAAATAGCGGCATTTTAAAGCGAAAAGGATATAATGGTTTTAATTATGCAATGGAACGATTCTCGAAGAAACACAATTTATCTTTGATAACAAATTTGATAGAAGCATATGTGTGTTGA
- a CDS encoding glycosyltransferase family 4 protein, translating into MKIWIDNIIFSLQKTGGISVVWYEIIKRLLYSGVKVTIIEYSCVNNMQRMQLVVSPDSIIKYPRFMLRYKRYLPVSCKNVSESFIFHSSYFRISSNPNAINITTVHDFTYEYFYHGLHKWIHCWQKYYAIRKSKYVVCISENTKKDLLKFLPDVDEKKIHVIYNGVSDDYHPLENVASANLPYSYRSYLLFVGERKAYKNFKLVIESMCDKDWRIIIVGSALTQEEKTFLDSNIGNQRYYYAGRVSNKQLNILYNGAKALVYPSSYEGFGIPVLEAQKAGCPVIAYNASSIPEIIGDTPLLMNTLDKVELCSKLELLSDESLCSEVIRKGLENVKRFSWDKMYEQLMSLYEEAYNGNLKNTK; encoded by the coding sequence ATGAAAATTTGGATTGATAATATAATTTTTAGTTTACAAAAGACAGGTGGTATCTCTGTTGTATGGTATGAGATTATTAAACGATTGTTATATTCTGGTGTAAAAGTTACAATTATAGAATATTCTTGTGTGAATAATATGCAACGTATGCAACTGGTAGTTTCTCCGGATTCCATAATCAAATATCCTCGTTTTATGTTGAGATATAAGCGCTATCTACCTGTAAGTTGTAAAAATGTAAGTGAGAGTTTTATTTTTCATTCATCATATTTTAGAATTAGTTCAAATCCAAATGCCATTAATATAACGACAGTTCATGATTTTACTTATGAATATTTTTATCATGGTTTACATAAATGGATTCACTGTTGGCAAAAGTATTATGCAATTCGTAAATCAAAATATGTTGTTTGTATATCAGAAAATACTAAAAAAGATTTACTTAAATTTTTACCTGATGTAGATGAAAAGAAGATTCATGTGATTTATAATGGAGTATCTGACGATTATCATCCTTTGGAGAATGTGGCAAGTGCTAATTTACCATATAGTTATAGGTCTTATTTATTGTTTGTGGGAGAGCGAAAGGCTTATAAGAATTTTAAATTAGTAATAGAAAGTATGTGTGATAAAGATTGGAGAATTATAATAGTTGGATCTGCATTAACTCAGGAAGAGAAAACTTTTCTAGATTCAAATATTGGTAATCAACGCTATTATTATGCTGGACGAGTTTCAAATAAACAGTTGAATATTTTGTATAATGGAGCTAAAGCTTTAGTCTATCCTTCTTCTTATGAAGGGTTTGGTATTCCTGTATTAGAGGCCCAGAAAGCAGGTTGTCCTGTAATAGCTTATAATGCTTCTTCTATTCCAGAAATAATAGGTGATACACCTCTGTTAATGAACACCTTAGATAAGGTCGAATTATGTAGTAAACTGGAACTATTGTCGGATGAAAGTCTTTGTTCAGAAGTGATACGGAAGGGGCTTGAGAATGTCAAGAGATTTAGCTGGGATAAGATGTATGAACAACTGATGTCTCTATATGAAGAAGCTTATAATGGGAATTTAAAAAATACAAAATGA
- a CDS encoding mannose-1-phosphate guanylyltransferase, which produces METHVVIMAGGIGSRFWPMSTQEYPKQFIDVVGCGKSLLQLTVERFSMLCPMTNFWVVTSERYVDIVKEQLPELSEDNILAEPLPRNTAPCIAYACWKIKKLHTLANIVVTPSDALVVDIVEFQRVINAALEFTALNNSIVTIGIKPNRPETGYGYIYAAEKIGNTELYRVEAFREKPDLNTAKYYLQVGNYFWNAGIFVWNVNTIDEVIRRYTPSLSEVMDEMSLDFFTEIEKATVSKLFPKCDKISIDYAVMEKAENIYTLPAMFGWSDLGSWGALRMLLPQDEDGNACIGEDVRMYNCRNCIVHTQGEKQVVVEGLNDYIIAENKDCLLVCSLKEEQKIKDFTNK; this is translated from the coding sequence ATGGAAACACATGTTGTTATTATGGCCGGTGGTATTGGTAGCCGTTTTTGGCCCATGAGTACTCAAGAGTATCCCAAGCAGTTTATAGATGTAGTAGGGTGTGGAAAATCGTTACTTCAATTGACTGTGGAGCGTTTCTCGATGCTTTGTCCTATGACAAACTTTTGGGTGGTAACTAGCGAGAGATATGTAGATATTGTAAAAGAGCAATTGCCGGAATTGTCAGAAGATAATATTCTTGCAGAGCCGCTTCCACGTAATACGGCTCCTTGCATTGCGTATGCCTGTTGGAAAATAAAGAAACTGCATACTTTAGCAAATATTGTTGTTACACCTTCGGATGCTTTGGTTGTCGATATAGTAGAATTTCAAAGAGTTATAAATGCTGCGCTTGAGTTTACTGCCTTGAATAATAGTATCGTAACGATAGGTATAAAGCCTAATCGGCCTGAAACGGGTTATGGCTATATATATGCAGCTGAAAAGATTGGAAATACGGAGCTTTATCGGGTTGAAGCTTTTAGAGAAAAACCAGATTTAAATACTGCAAAGTACTATCTTCAAGTAGGTAATTATTTTTGGAATGCAGGTATCTTTGTTTGGAATGTGAATACTATTGATGAGGTAATTAGGCGATATACTCCCAGCCTGTCGGAGGTAATGGATGAAATGTCATTAGACTTTTTTACAGAGATAGAAAAAGCAACAGTCAGTAAGTTATTTCCTAAATGTGATAAGATATCCATTGATTATGCTGTAATGGAAAAGGCAGAAAACATATACACTCTTCCTGCTATGTTTGGTTGGAGTGATTTGGGTAGTTGGGGCGCACTCCGAATGTTGTTACCGCAAGATGAGGATGGCAATGCTTGTATTGGTGAAGATGTGAGGATGTATAATTGTCGAAATTGCATTGTTCATACGCAGGGAGAGAAACAAGTCGTGGTAGAGGGCTTGAACGACTATATAATAGCAGAAAATAAAGATTGTTTGTTGGTGTGTAGCTTGAAAGAAGAACAAAAAATTAAAGATTTTACAAATAAATAA
- a CDS encoding EpsG family protein: MIYQLLFIFLSLLVIGEECIKPKQRKWLLLCGILAVGLFQSLRWKTGTDWTSYYDFFIHSNNSIWREEAGFELGYTCLNQLIRGFSDSFTVFLFVECFLNLFFIARFAKDMKVNQCMVLLVSFALMVFPIRYTLANSIILCSYKYIIDKKFFPFLCFFLLAFSIHRSVIVFFPMYFLVRKEYSFSVLIGIFTIAVIVGLLGETTFANVLKLITILYAGVGDTFQEKLNAYVTGDIPDRLSMNPMQYLLTYLSSIFFVLLFCYYRKKFFMGNQVYNVLLNLYVCGISFNRLFLQIIPDFARATSLFTGGLSVMLLLIVSQYHRRTTKIVWYMVLILYFYFQFRKGSIEGYYKDIYIPYYNIFSEGERFGSTI, translated from the coding sequence GTGATTTATCAACTTCTCTTTATTTTTTTGTCTCTTCTGGTTATAGGAGAGGAATGTATTAAGCCAAAACAACGTAAATGGCTATTATTATGTGGAATATTAGCAGTAGGTTTATTTCAATCTTTACGCTGGAAAACTGGTACGGATTGGACTTCATATTATGATTTTTTTATTCATTCTAATAATTCTATTTGGCGAGAAGAGGCAGGTTTTGAACTTGGTTATACTTGCCTAAACCAACTGATAAGAGGTTTTTCAGATTCGTTTACCGTTTTCTTATTCGTAGAATGTTTCTTGAACTTGTTTTTTATTGCTCGTTTCGCCAAAGATATGAAAGTGAACCAATGTATGGTATTATTGGTTTCATTTGCGTTAATGGTATTTCCTATTAGATATACATTGGCAAATAGTATAATATTATGTTCGTATAAATATATAATAGATAAGAAGTTTTTCCCTTTCCTCTGTTTCTTTCTATTGGCATTTTCTATACATAGAAGTGTGATTGTATTCTTTCCTATGTATTTTCTTGTTAGAAAAGAATATTCTTTTAGTGTACTAATAGGAATTTTTACTATTGCTGTTATAGTAGGGTTATTAGGTGAAACAACATTTGCTAATGTGTTAAAGTTAATAACTATTTTATATGCTGGTGTAGGTGATACATTTCAAGAGAAATTGAATGCTTATGTTACAGGAGATATTCCTGATCGTTTGTCAATGAATCCGATGCAATATTTATTGACATATTTAAGCAGTATATTTTTTGTGTTATTATTTTGCTATTATCGAAAGAAGTTCTTTATGGGTAATCAAGTATATAATGTGTTATTGAATTTATATGTTTGTGGTATTAGCTTTAATAGACTATTTCTACAGATTATTCCTGATTTTGCAAGGGCTACTTCTTTGTTTACAGGTGGTTTGTCAGTAATGCTATTATTAATAGTATCTCAATATCATCGTCGTACTACAAAAATTGTCTGGTACATGGTATTAATCTTATATTTTTATTTTCAATTTAGAAAAGGTTCTATTGAAGGGTATTACAAAGATATATATATACCTTATTATAATATTTTTTCAGAAGGAGAGCGATTCGGATCTACAATCTAA
- a CDS encoding glycosyltransferase, whose translation MRRFLYISFTSEQSFTGGLQCSHRNLQSIEELFGKEYVDSYIIKPYQNRNFLSTKIKRIYDIFQGYMGGLQKEKENEILRKIAKSHYTDVFIDSSLLGLLSKKIKKKFSNIRIYTFFHNIEYNFVKASVIVNHDYLRYYWLPLARINEKSACKYSDKVIVLNERDAAELQIMYKRMSDACIPITFKSNYIIDSSEKKQLVDNVHKQALFVGSYFYGNVEGLKWFCKEVLPNVDLRLTIVGAGMNQLKSDVKEDEKLIILSDVPDLTPYYEKADFMVLPILSGGGMKVKTAEALMYGKYILATMEALTGYYVNSSMAIQCDSADEFICAIRNLNLKYKYNECSRKLFDERYSFDVSLKLFELIFNTK comes from the coding sequence ATGAGAAGATTTTTATATATTTCATTCACTAGCGAACAATCTTTTACGGGAGGGTTACAATGTAGCCATAGAAATCTCCAATCAATAGAGGAGCTTTTTGGGAAAGAATATGTGGATTCATATATTATTAAACCATATCAGAATAGGAATTTCTTATCTACTAAAATAAAAAGAATATATGATATTTTTCAAGGGTATATGGGAGGGCTACAAAAGGAAAAGGAAAATGAAATCCTGAGAAAAATAGCGAAGAGTCACTACACTGATGTGTTTATAGATAGTTCCTTATTAGGATTGCTGTCCAAGAAAATTAAAAAGAAATTTTCAAATATACGAATCTATACTTTTTTTCATAATATAGAATATAATTTTGTTAAAGCGTCTGTTATAGTAAATCATGATTATTTACGTTATTATTGGTTGCCATTAGCTAGAATAAATGAAAAGTCTGCTTGCAAGTATTCAGATAAAGTTATTGTACTTAATGAAAGAGATGCTGCAGAACTTCAGATTATGTATAAACGGATGTCAGATGCTTGTATTCCCATTACATTCAAATCCAACTATATTATTGATTCTAGTGAAAAAAAACAATTAGTCGACAATGTTCATAAACAAGCTTTGTTTGTTGGAAGTTATTTTTATGGCAATGTAGAAGGGCTAAAGTGGTTTTGTAAAGAGGTGTTGCCTAATGTTGATTTACGTCTAACAATTGTTGGGGCTGGAATGAATCAATTGAAAAGTGATGTAAAAGAAGATGAAAAACTCATTATTTTGAGTGATGTACCAGATTTGACTCCATACTATGAGAAGGCGGATTTTATGGTATTGCCAATATTGTCTGGAGGTGGCATGAAGGTTAAAACAGCAGAAGCACTTATGTATGGTAAATATATCTTAGCCACAATGGAAGCCTTAACTGGTTATTATGTTAATTCTTCTATGGCAATCCAGTGTGATAGTGCTGATGAATTTATTTGTGCTATTAGAAATTTAAATTTGAAGTATAAATATAATGAATGTTCTCGAAAATTGTTTGATGAAAGATATTCATTTGATGTATCGTTAAAGTTATTTGAATTAATATTTAATACGAAGTGA